In Candidatus Neomarinimicrobiota bacterium, the following are encoded in one genomic region:
- a CDS encoding polyphosphate kinase 2: protein MMNIDDKSIPEPSPIPNPKPTDTIRSVISKIEKQMDSSFGKADMDEIKDALKKKQKRRIVNAALDKYQQSEELKPYQAELIKLQQHIEQRCKKMIIIFDGRDASGKGGTIRRMTRYMNEKRYRVEVPGKPSHRQRSELHLKRYIERFPSVGEIVLFDRSWYNRALVEPVMGFCTQTQYREFLKTINSYEHNFVSDGNTVLLKLYFSVSKEEQNRRFERRMNDPLRQWKLSEVDLQAQDLWDEFTEKKFKLLQKTNSKEAPWYIIRSDSKHLARLETMKLILNSIRYRGRSRSLDFKLNEDVVITGERELKLMEKQRRKHGRFIG from the coding sequence ATGATGAATATTGATGATAAATCTATCCCGGAGCCATCCCCTATCCCAAATCCAAAACCTACTGATACGATTCGTTCGGTTATCAGTAAAATTGAAAAGCAAATGGACTCATCCTTTGGAAAAGCCGATATGGATGAGATCAAAGATGCCCTTAAGAAAAAACAAAAACGGCGTATCGTCAATGCTGCCCTTGATAAATATCAGCAAAGTGAAGAGTTGAAACCTTATCAGGCTGAATTGATCAAGCTGCAGCAGCATATCGAACAACGCTGCAAAAAGATGATCATCATTTTCGATGGACGGGATGCTTCTGGTAAGGGGGGCACTATCCGACGGATGACACGTTACATGAATGAAAAGCGTTATCGGGTCGAGGTTCCCGGGAAACCTTCGCACAGGCAACGATCCGAACTCCATTTGAAACGCTACATTGAACGTTTCCCTTCAGTTGGTGAGATCGTCCTTTTTGATCGAAGTTGGTACAACCGGGCACTGGTTGAGCCAGTTATGGGATTTTGTACGCAAACTCAGTACCGTGAATTCCTTAAAACCATTAATTCCTACGAGCATAATTTTGTCAGCGATGGGAATACAGTTTTACTCAAACTGTATTTTTCTGTTTCGAAAGAAGAACAAAATCGTCGTTTTGAGCGTCGCATGAATGATCCTCTGCGACAATGGAAGCTTAGTGAGGTGGATCTACAGGCTCAGGATCTGTGGGATGAATTCACTGAAAAGAAATTCAAGTTACTTCAAAAAACCAATTCCAAGGAAGCACCCTGGTATATTATCCGATCCGATAGTAAGCATTTGGCAAGGTTGGAGACCATGAAACTGATCCTGAACTCCATTCGCTATCGCGGTCGCAGCCGATCTTTAGATTTCAAGCTGAATGAAGATGTGGTCATCACGGGCGAACGGGAATTGAAATTAATGGAAAAACAACGTCGCAAACACGGACGATTTATCGGTTAA